The Syntrophobotulus glycolicus DSM 8271 DNA window TGGATTTGACAGGGTTTATCTTTGTACGGAACATACCGGTTATTATGAAAAATACGGTTGGAGCTTTTTCAGTCTGGAGGAAAGCGAATGGGGCGGCCGGACAAGAGTATATGAAATCGCCAGTGGCGTGTGATGGGCGCCTGGTTACAGCGCACTACGAGGAGGATTTGTTATGAGCATTGCTGTTTGTTTTCATCAGGAAACTGATGTACCCGATGAGCTTCTCAAATTCGCCGTAATTGCGGCGAGAGCTGAGGGCAAATGGATATTCTGCCGCCACAAGGAGCGAAATACTTACGAAATTCCCGGCGGACACCGGGAAACCGGGGAAGCTATTGCAGATACGGCGAAACGCGAATTGTATGAAGAAACCGGCGCCTTGAAATTCAAACTGGCGCCTTTAGGGGTTTATTCCGTTGACAATGACGGTCAGATTACCTACGGCAAGCTGTTTTATGCGGAGGTTCAGAAGTTTGGCGAATTGCCGGAGGACTTTGAAATAGGAGAAGTTGTTTTTTCGGATACGCTCCCCCAAGAACTCACCTATCCGGCGATCCAGCCCTATTTGTTGAAGAAAGCGAGTGATTTTGCCTATTGGATCAGGGAAAAAAATAAAATTATTCCTTAAAGCCATCGCGATGAAAGAGCCCAAAAGTTTAAGAGACTTACAGTTAGTGGTAGAACGCATCTTAATAAAAGCTTACAATAAAGTTACATAATATGTTTTTTGGACTTCATGACCGGAACGATGCGATTTTCTTATAGAAAATGATGAGGGAGGACTGTAAGATGCTGAAAAATGCGGTGCGGACAATCGGCAATCTGATCGATAAACAGAGCGTTTCGTTTATCAGTCCTGCAGGCGGCGCCAACAGCGATGAGGCTGCGCGTCTGGAAGGAATTGGACAAGGAGGATGGTAGGATGAGGCTGGACGGCTTCGGTATTTTTGTAAAAGATATGGCAGTTATGGTTCGATTTTATAGAGATGTTTTGGGATTTGAAATAAAAGAAGAGGAAAACACGACGAATGTATATTTAGAAAAGGACGGAACGCTGTTTTTGCTGTATCGACGAACAGATTTTGAAAAGATGACAAACAGGTCATTTGGATATGCAGAAGCAGTAAACGGGCATTATGAAATCGCATTAAGCGTTGAAAACCATAAAGCGGTTGATTTGGCCTTTAAAGAAGTTCTGTCAAAAGGAGCGACACCTGTCTTAGAACCGACAACCGAGCCATGGGGGCAGCGCACCTGTTATATAACCGATCCGGAGGGCAACTTAATTGAGATTGGGTCATTTAATGAATAGTGGCCGAGAAAGGCGTCGGTCGTGAAAAGGTTGATGAAGCCATGCTGCGGGTTGTTGCAGTGTTTGGGATAAATGAAGCGCAGGGCGCAGAAGATTGAGTACTGCTTAAAATTTTGCACATATCAGAAAACTTGAAAAACCTGATGATATATGGTAAGATCACCCAAAATGGCAATACAATCATGTCATATTGGCTAATTAGGCAACTAAAGGCTGAGGAATTTCTTCCGGCGCGAGATGGGAGAGACCTCAGCCTTTAGTTATGAAAAAGGTAAAAAGAAATTCCGGCGGAGGAAAGTGAAGAAGGAAGCTTGATACGAGTCTGGTAAATGATGAATTAGGAGGAGGTGAACGCAATGTCAATTGCCCTTTACCAAGAGCGCCCTGGGCGGTAAATAATGGGCTCTTAACCCGCAGACTGTATGATAATGGAGGTTGGAATGGCTGAAAGATTTCGCTTGGCTAGCCTGGATGATTATGATGAAGTCCTGACAATTTATCAAAATGCCATAGGCTGTCTGTGTTCACAAAACATCGATCAATGGGATGAGCTCTATCCGAGCCCGGACGATTTGCTGGAAGATATCAGAAATCAGCAGCTGCATCTGTTGGTAAGGGACGCCGAGATCCTTGCGGCGGTAGTACTCAATGAAAGTCAGGAAGAAGAGTACCAAAAAGGGGCTTGGTTATCCCAAGGACCCGGGATTGCCGTGGTTCATCGGCTCTGCGTTCATCCGGACGTTCAAAACAAGGGGATGGGCAGGGAAACCATGCGGCGGGCGGAGGGTTACTTAGCGGCAAAGGGCTATGCGGCTGTACGTCTGGACGCTTTTGCGCAAAACCCGCAAGCCATCCGTTTATACGAAAGCTTAAGCTACAAGCGCGCCGGCGCAGTCCGCTTTTGTAAAGGAGAGTTTTATTTGTTTGAAAAACAGTTAAAAGACGCGGCTTCTTTAAGCTGTCACCAAGCGGGAAAAAATGATTTAAAAGGTTTGCTTTTGCTCTATACGCAATTCCGCGATGCGAAAATGCCTGATTTTGATGAGAAACTTTACACGTTATGGGGTAATATTCTGGGTGACAAAAATTATTACGTCATCGTTGGCAAAATCAATCAGACAATAATTTCTTCCTGCATTTTGCTCATTGTTCCAAACATAAACCAAAGCCACAACCAAAGGCCGTTTGCCTTGATCGAAAATGTAATAACCGACGAATCACATAGGAACAAGGGTTATGCGACGCAAGTTTTGAATTTTGCCAAACAAATCGCCGGGAATCATGATTGCTATAAAATAATGCTTTTAACCGGAAGTAAAAAAGAAAGCGTATTAAATTTCTATCGAAAGGCCGGGTATAATTCCGAGGATAAAACCGGTTTTGTACAATGGCTGTAGATAAAACAAGAGCTCCGCTTGACACCATTAGGAACATTTGGATTTTGATGTTCACATTATGATCTGCATACTCTGCCAGTTTTTCCCGGCTGGAAACCTATTATTCAGACCTGCCCAGAGCCAATGACAATTGGTATGGCTCAAACTTCGCGGATTTTTAAAAAGGAGCAGAATGATGCTTGGCTTGAAACGAGGGATCGTCGCGCTTTATGACCATGAAATAAGCTGGGAAGAAAACGCGGCCTTGACAATGGAAAAACTTCAGAAGATATTCGGCGCAGCGGCAAAGGATATGCAGCATGTGGGCAGCACCTCGATTGTCCGCATCAAAGCCAAGCCGATCATCGATATTGCCGTCGCGGTAAACAGCTTTGCGGATGTGTATCCGCTCATACCCTTGCTTGAGGCGGAGGGAATCAGGCACGGCCCGGAAAACGATCAGCCCTGGCAGGTGTTCTTTTTCTGCGGCAACGACAGGGAAGATACCCGCACCCATCATATCCACGTTGTCAAAACGGACAGCAGGGAGTGGCGGGATTATATTAATTTTCGGGACTATCTGAACGCCTGCCCCGAAGCAGCCGGGGAATACGAAACCGTTAAACGGCAGCTGGGACAAAAATATCAGAATGACCGTCTTGCTTATACCGAAGGAAAAGACGCGTTTGTCAAAAAGGTTTTGCTCGACGCCCTGGCGTGGAGGAATTGAGCAAATTAGATCTCAAAGTAATTTGCATAATATATTTTTTCAGTGTCTTAACAAACCGGAGCGGACTTGTTGAAATAACAGATAACAGATGAATTGAAATGGAGGACTCAGCTATGAGCAAGAAACTGATAGCGTATTTTTCGGCGAGCGGCGTTACTCGCAATGCAGCACAGGCACTGGCGGAGGCTGCTAATGCCGACTTGTATGAGATTAAGCCGCAAGTGCCGTACACAAAAGCCGACTTGGACTGGCAGGATAAGAACTCTCGCAGTTCGATAGAGATGGGTGATAAATCCTCGCGTCCGATGATTGCGGACAACGACGCTAACGTCGGCGCGTATGACGTTGTATTTGTCGGATTCCCGATTTGGTGGTATGTCGCGCCGACCATCATCAACACTTTCCTCGAAAGCTATGACTTCGCGGGAAAGACCATCGTGCCTTTCGCCACGTCAGGCAGCAGCGGTATCGGCGAGACGGTGGCGAACCTGAAAGGGAGCGTCGGCGCTTCCGCGACTATCACGGAAGGGAAAATACTAAATGGCACTCCGACGAAAGAAAGCCTTTCGGCTTGGGTAAATAGCCTTGGACTTTGAAAGCTAGGAGTGGATACTGTGACCGGCCCTTCAATCAAAATAGGTACTTACGCCGAACTCGGCACGGCTGCTGACGAACTTCGCCGCCAGGTCTTTATTGACGAGCAGGGGGTTCCTGAAGAAGAAATATTCGATGGGTTAAGCGGTCAAGCGGTTCATACCGTTGTTTTTGACGGCGGTGTACCTGTCGCCACAGTGAGAATGCGGCAAGACGGCGATAGCTGGCGGATTGGTCTGGTTGCCGTAGACAAATCAAGGCGCGGTCAGCATTTAGGCGAAAAAATGATGCGGACGGCAATGGCGTATATTGCAGTGCACGACGGCAGGGAGATTGCGCTGACAGCGCAACAGCAAGCAAAAGGATTCTATGAAAAGCTCGGTTTT harbors:
- a CDS encoding NUDIX hydrolase; this translates as MSIAVCFHQETDVPDELLKFAVIAARAEGKWIFCRHKERNTYEIPGGHRETGEAIADTAKRELYEETGALKFKLAPLGVYSVDNDGQITYGKLFYAEVQKFGELPEDFEIGEVVFSDTLPQELTYPAIQPYLLKKASDFAYWIREKNKIIP
- a CDS encoding GNAT family N-acetyltransferase; its protein translation is MTGPSIKIGTYAELGTAADELRRQVFIDEQGVPEEEIFDGLSGQAVHTVVFDGGVPVATVRMRQDGDSWRIGLVAVDKSRRGQHLGEKMMRTAMAYIAVHDGREIALTAQQQAKGFYEKLGFRQCGEIKVLESGFVLVPMKY
- a CDS encoding flavodoxin, with translation MSKKLIAYFSASGVTRNAAQALAEAANADLYEIKPQVPYTKADLDWQDKNSRSSIEMGDKSSRPMIADNDANVGAYDVVFVGFPIWWYVAPTIINTFLESYDFAGKTIVPFATSGSSGIGETVANLKGSVGASATITEGKILNGTPTKESLSAWVNSLGL
- a CDS encoding VOC family protein; its protein translation is MRLDGFGIFVKDMAVMVRFYRDVLGFEIKEEENTTNVYLEKDGTLFLLYRRTDFEKMTNRSFGYAEAVNGHYEIALSVENHKAVDLAFKEVLSKGATPVLEPTTEPWGQRTCYITDPEGNLIEIGSFNE
- a CDS encoding GNAT family N-acetyltransferase, giving the protein MAERFRLASLDDYDEVLTIYQNAIGCLCSQNIDQWDELYPSPDDLLEDIRNQQLHLLVRDAEILAAVVLNESQEEEYQKGAWLSQGPGIAVVHRLCVHPDVQNKGMGRETMRRAEGYLAAKGYAAVRLDAFAQNPQAIRLYESLSYKRAGAVRFCKGEFYLFEKQLKDAASLSCHQAGKNDLKGLLLLYTQFRDAKMPDFDEKLYTLWGNILGDKNYYVIVGKINQTIISSCILLIVPNINQSHNQRPFALIENVITDESHRNKGYATQVLNFAKQIAGNHDCYKIMLLTGSKKESVLNFYRKAGYNSEDKTGFVQWL
- a CDS encoding GrpB family protein gives rise to the protein MMLGLKRGIVALYDHEISWEENAALTMEKLQKIFGAAAKDMQHVGSTSIVRIKAKPIIDIAVAVNSFADVYPLIPLLEAEGIRHGPENDQPWQVFFFCGNDREDTRTHHIHVVKTDSREWRDYINFRDYLNACPEAAGEYETVKRQLGQKYQNDRLAYTEGKDAFVKKVLLDALAWRN